In Spirosoma pollinicola, the genomic window TTGCAATGCACAACAGTTGCTGCTGGCCACCTGATAGTGTCAGCGCCGATTTTTTGAAGTCGTCTTTTACCTCGCACCACAAACCAGCCTGGGTCAATGAGGCTTCTACGGTTTCCTCCAGTTCATCTCTTGTTGGTAGCCGATTGATTCAATTCACAACCCGCAAACTATATTGCCAAATATGAACTTCGGAAACGGGTTGGGCTACTTTTTCAAGAAACTTTACCAAGCGCAGCCCCAATCTTTAGACGATTTACCATGAGTTGCTACTTCTGAAGCGTTGATCAATTTGTCGAACCTGATTGCGTTTGCAATGGTAACCTTACTAAAATGGACGCCTTTTTCCGCTGGCCAAACAATTCATTGGTGTAATTGAGCAGTCGGGGGTATTTTCAGCCAGATCATTGACAAAAGGTTTAAATTTAACAATGGCCTAACAAAGCCAATCGTTATATTACATTTAGGTAATGTAGGACACAATAGCTTTGCGATAAACAAAGCTGATCTTATGAGATTATCCTCTTTACCTAGCTCAATTGCCACTAGTTGTGTTCTTATAAGTGGCCTTCTGGTAGCCGCCTGCGAAGACCACCGAATCCCGGCTATCCTTCCTTCGTTTGCCGAGGCATCAAATCCAGCGGTGCTGTCAACCTCCCCCAACGGTACGGTGCTTTATAATGGTGGATTCGGATCGGCCATTGCTCAAGATCCTAACGATCCGACCGTATTTTATTTACTAACAGATCGGGGACCAAATGCAGCCGGTTCAGCCGCCAATACCATTATTTTTGGCAAAGCGGATTTTACACCCCAAATCGGCCGGTTCCATGTAGTGGGCAATCAACTGGTTTTAGAAAAAACAATTTTGCTCAAAAACGTAAATGGACAGGCATTGACGGGATTACCAAACCCAACAGGTCAGGGTAATACCGGCGAAATTGCCCTTGATCTGAATGGGCAGACGATTGTACCTAGTGCCGATGGTATTGACTCGGAAGGGCTTGTGCTGGCATCAGACGGAACGTTCTGGATCAGTGATGAGTATGGCCCGCATATTGCGCATTTTGACGCCACCGGTAAAACAATTGAGCGGATCAATCCCTTTGGTTCGGGTACCGGTGGACGCACCTTGCCTAAAGTGCTGGCCCGGCGTCGACCTAACCGGGGTATGGAAGGACTAACGATAACACCCGATGGAAAAACATTGGTGGGCCTGATGCAGTCGCCCATGTACAATCCATCATCAGGAGCCATAACGGGTTCAACCGTAATCAGAATTGTCACCTTCGAAATAGCGACCGGCCTAACGAAACAATATGTGTATTTGATGGAAAATGCCAGCTTGACAGGATGCAGTGACATTGCTGCCATTACTAACACAACCTTCTTAGCACTAGAACGTGACGGCGATTATGGTGGTAATCCAGTAAAGCCAGCCAC contains:
- a CDS encoding esterase-like activity of phytase family protein, translated to MRLSSLPSSIATSCVLISGLLVAACEDHRIPAILPSFAEASNPAVLSTSPNGTVLYNGGFGSAIAQDPNDPTVFYLLTDRGPNAAGSAANTIIFGKADFTPQIGRFHVVGNQLVLEKTILLKNVNGQALTGLPNPTGQGNTGEIALDLNGQTIVPSADGIDSEGLVLASDGTFWISDEYGPHIAHFDATGKTIERINPFGSGTGGRTLPKVLARRRPNRGMEGLTITPDGKTLVGLMQSPMYNPSSGAITGSTVIRIVTFEIATGLTKQYVYLMENASLTGCSDIAAITNTTFLALERDGDYGGNPVKPATFKRVYKFDLAGATDISDPTNSDGGKLYNGLTVEQLKDKAGLQTAGVIPVTKTLVFDLLTGISPVYPHDKAEGISILSATQLAISNDDDFGVVDNGKNGFTAKILPATGKVDLNRIYFVTLPTPLK